The following is a genomic window from Solanum lycopersicum chromosome 6, SLM_r2.1.
TGAGGATCAGGCTTTCAGGAAGATCCGCTTGAGAGCAGAAGATGTGCAAGGGAGGAATGTCCTCACAAACTTCCATGTATGATGATTCTTTTACGCTATAATTTCTTCACAAGACTGGAGTATAGCTATTTTTATGGATGGAATTTGACTttgttttgagaaaaataaataactttattgTTGGCTATCTTCAGGGGATGGACTTCACAACAGACAAGTTGAGGTCTCTGGTGCGCAAGTGGCAGACTTTGATTGAGGCTCATGTGGATGTCAAGACTACAGATAGCTACACTCTTAGGATGTTCTGCATTGCTTTTACAAAGAAGCGTCCAAACCAACAGAAGCGTACATGTTATGCTCAGAGCAGCCAGATCCGTCAGGTTGGTGGTATTTTATACTTGATTGCACTTATTTACTTATCTGAAAAATATCTACGTGGCAGGTATAGTTTTGATTACTTATCAGCATGTTTGTCTTATTGTGTTAGATCCGTCGCAAGATGGTTCAGATCATGAGAAACCAAGCAAGTTCCTGTGACCTGAAGGAGTTGGTAGCAAAGTTCATCCCTGAATCAATTGGTAGAGAGATTGAGAAAGCTACTTCAAGCATTTTTCCACTCCAAAATGTTTATATTCGCAAAGTGAAGATCCTGAAGGCCCCTAAATTCGATCTTGGCAAGCTGATGGAGGTAAGTTTGGATTGTTTTCTGTTTCTACTCTCTACATTGGGGCACCATTCATGGATGGTTTGAAAGtgcaataaatttattttgttggaACTACTAATGAGTTATCTTTTTGCAGGTGCATGGTGACTATTCAGAAGATGTTGGTGTGAAGTTGGATCGACCCGCTGAAGAAACAGTGGCTGAGGCAGAGACAGAGGTCCCTGGAGCTTAGACTTTGTTTCATTTTGGATTTCCTGTCTGAATATGGATTCTAGTCTTCTAAAATTTTGCATTTGTTTTAGTTGAGTTTGTCAAAGGCGTGACCTACCAAAATTTTGGAtctatttattttggttatgcTTGATGTTAAACTATTCACAATTTAAGATATCGTTTTTCAGCTAAATCTTTTAATACTTCTATACAATATATTAGGATAGATGTGTGCATTTATTCACATGCAGTAGCAACGATCCAAGCCACAGCGGCATAGTACTGAAGGGTTGATTACCATCAAAGGTTGAATCCTGTTTATGGAATCACTTCATTTCTGAAGTAAAACTTATCAACGCGATCCTTCTTTTTGGATTAGTATAGTAATACACTTGTATTTTTTGAATTCTCCAAATATACTAAATCATTGCTTAAAAAGAGTCgcaatattttgatatatatgttgCGATAAACTTGTTAATGCCAAGACTACAAGTGAAACCATCAATTTTGTATTCGTATTCGACCTGTACAAAATTGTATAGACTCCTAACATTGGAGTATAGTACTTAATActaatacttattttaaaagtagatattacttgttatttttaatgtatataaaaaagaaattatttttcctatttatgctctaaattaattacttaattctTATATACTGAATATTctcatatttattcattatataaaaGAAGGTGCAAAATCCAAAATTGAGAAAAGGGAGtacatttcaaaatattaagggtcgatttaaaattttcaagaattttgGGGTAGTGAAGTGCATCTAGTTTCGAAAATGTTGGTAGAAAATAGAAATACATATAACCTTCCAAGAGAAGTGGGAAGTTTGGAGGATGTTCTTGTAGACAGCCATGGAAGCTGAGAAGAGCGCAGAGTCGAACAAGAAATCGAAGAATAACAGAGACAAGAAGATGACAAGGAAAGAGGTAACATAAACTAACGTTTGCCCATTTCCCCAAAATCATCAATTTGTTTGTTAAAATTTAGTAAAACAAAGCAATAATGAACAGTTAAATCTACTTTGTTTATGAAGGCAGATattagaaaagaagaagaaggtgcAAGAGATAATCAAAGCTGCTGTTTCTCAGAAAGACCTTTTTTCTTCCTTCCCAACTTTTCGCCATTACAAGAAAAAGGGTTcggtttttttatttattttgtatccataaatttattattttggtgaatccATAATCTGTTAAATCCTTCATATTCTGTCTTACCTTTGTATTAGTGCAAAAAAAACAAGGCCCTTTTACCCTTTTTACACATATTCACTCATCTTCTTTCATAAAGGGAAGAACTTTAGTCAATAGGGTTGTCTTCAGTAtcaaggaaaatgttttctacgaaaatatgtattttcttaTGTTCGGTggtcaagaaaaaaatattattattaaagcaTTTTTTATATGATCTACCCGAGTACACTATTGGAGGTGACATAGGAGAGGGGACTTTTGCATACTTCCTTGGGGTTAGAACTTGAGACCTCCGGTTAAGGGTAGAGGAATCCTATCTATCCTACACTACAACCTTTATTGGTTATGTATAATGTTGTTTGCTGTTATACGTTATTCAATTTTTGTATGTGTAATGTATAGTTGATTTGATCATTAGATTTGTCTGTGTACTTGGACTCGGGATGCGGAGATAGCCTTTCTTCTCCAGTAAAGCAGTATATTCAGAATCTCCTCAAGGTAGCAAAATGGCTAACTTATTGTGATTCGAGTTTTAGCTACAACTTCAAATCAATGATCGTAGGGATATTTCCTCTTTTCTGAAGGTATAGGCCTTTTACAGGTGAATATGGAGGCATCCTATGGAACAGAGTGGCCTGTAGAAGAGAAGGTGAAGCGCAGGGAGATGGTTTCTTCTGAAGCTCGTTATATATTTGTGTATGAGATATCAAATGTGGATGACATGCTCAAATTATCAAAGAAAGAAAGGTGTAATGCAGACGGTATGGATGATAAAGGTCATCTTGTGGCTTTTGTACATTACCGCTTCACCATCGAGGAAGAAATTCCTGTTCTTTATGTGTATGAATTACAGCTTGAACATCGTGTTCAGGGGAAGGGGCTGGGAAAATTCTTAATGGTGCTTATTGAGCTGATTGCTCAGAAGGTGATGAACTAATCTTTGCTCATTCTAATAACAAATGTTTCTTTTTTCACTTTGATTCCTAACATGATGATGGTGGAGAGAAACTAAGTAATTAATTTGAGAACACTTAGCCACAGCAGCATTGCTGAAAATTTGTTAGTGCATTTCTTTAACTCGTGAATATACTAGTCTTGCACTAGAGAGAAATGTTTGTCATGTTTGTGTGCTAATGAAAGCTTATCAATACTTTGCAGAGTAAAATGAGTGCCATGGTGCTAACAGTTCAGAAGGCAAACATGATAGCAATGAACTTCTATCGGAATAAACTAAGGTGATCTATTGATATGTTATACTAGCAATTTGTGTGCATTTAGCATATATCATTTACATGTTTATGATGTTgaaatatcaatataataagCTTAGGTGACTACAGCTTGAATATTAGTAGATAATGTTTTACTACTTCTGTAGAGAACTGTTATATTTGTCCTCTTTCTTTATGTATCCTCCATGTAGTAATAATCAAATTTACATACTGTTATCTGGTTGAACGGTAATTGGTTCCATTTGTATGATTACCCAAAAGTAATATCCTACTTAGTCTAACTATGTTTGTCATCTCTTGTCATAAGATGTGGCATATCATGCTAGAGTGCAGAAGCTGGCCAAAAATTATTGAAGCTACAGGAAATTTCTGTATTTTCAACTCTTGGTTGTTGAAATGAAGATTATACTTGTATTGAAGAGTTACCATAGAGCTAGTTATGTTAAACTAATGTATTGGACATGCTTATACGTGCATTGGATGATTCAACAATTCAGCTCAAAATGTTGGAATTTAACTATATCAGGAGGATTTCTTTTGGAACCTGTCAAATATATACCATTAACCTGTTACATAATCAACTTCCAGTTTACTCCTCAGCTTTTTCCTCTCCGTACTGAATAACATATGCTTAGCTctaacttaaaaagtttcttgcAGCAAATTCTTTTTTCAGCTGCTACATTACTGTCAAGATATATTTGCTTTTGTTCACTTGTTTATAATGACTAGCTATTTCCAATAGCACTTACCCGTCAACCTCTGCAGGTACCTGATATCCACTATGTCACCCTCACAGGTAGATCGACAGTCTGCAATAGTTCAGTTTTCATCATAATTTGCCTAGGCTCTTTAAATCTTGCTTGTTGCTATTGCAGATGGGGTTACAGACAAATTATGAGCTTCTTTGCAAGTCATTTGATTATGAAGCTAAAGATGGATTACAGGTGTGCAGTCTTTATTTCCTTGTATCAAATAACGGAAGTCCTCTTTTATACAAGGTGTTGATCGAAATAAGATTGACATCTCATGAGCACGCATGCTTTTCATGCATTTGGTTACTTGATCAATTGATAATGCTTCAATTTTGTCATAGGAGTCTTGTGCCAAAATTTTCCACAGAGTACTTTCTTGATTTAAGAAGTTACCGGACATTGTTCTGAtgaaaacaacctctctatctctgagaggtaggggtaaggtctgcgtacactcTACCTTCCTGGACCCCACTTGTGGAAATATATGGGTATGTTATATTTGTTGTTGTACTAGATGAGTAGACGTTACAACAACATACTCAATATAGTCCCACAAAGTGGCTTCTGGGTACTAGATATTCTTGTGGATTAAATCTGAATGCATGCAAAACGACTGAATGACTCAGATGAAGCAAACAACAGTTCATCTCTTATTGGCGTGTTATTGTGTCATATAACTGACAACTGGTTCATTTCTATGTAATCCGTAGTattctcttctatttttttgCATACATATATGAAGTGCATAACATATAGGATTTCAGAATCACATACTAGAGAGTAGAGACACATAAATTATCTCCTCCTTTTCTCTAAAATCTTTATCCAATGAAGGAAGGTGAAGATAAATGACTGCAAGGTGATTCGGAGTCCGTTTGTGAAGCATCTTACAAAGTTTTTGCCTATGTCAGCTTGACGACGTTGATACCTGTGAAGAGGTAGCATAATGTGAATTATTTAATAGAAATTGCAGAGTAGTATCATGTTTTGGTTTTGTTATTGATCTAAGATTATTAGGTCTTGAGCATTTTTGTCAGACAACTAGCCAATGTATTTGCCAGACAAGTTGTGTTATCACAACCTTTATGTGCATTATGTTCTTTTTATATGCTTGTCTTTTGCTTCTTCCATACATTATGATACTTTTCTTAAACGCTTTTCCAGTATAGTCTTAATCGGAGACCAACATAAAGCAGTTGCTGCCGGCATAAAAGCTCTATTGCCTAAAATATAAGCTGTTCCAACCTTATGTTTGTGCACCTTGTGCACACTTCAACTATTCTATCGTTCAAACTAGTATATCAGTAGACTTTGTCGATTGGTAAAATATTTATCGATAGTCCATGTTTTTAATTCAATTGGTTGATTAGATTCTTAAATCAATTTATAATTTCGTTATTTCTTACCGTGAATCTCCTAAAACTACTTTtacatcaaaactcaaaatacAAAACTTATCTTCTTCAATACAATTTCTGTCAAATTAAAACTACTCTTAAAGATCTAACCTTCTAAAAAGAGTACAATTATTGGGTTATGATTTGTTATTTGACCCATGCATACTTCAGGCGGAATAAGTCTTGACTCGTAAATTAGTCTATCACTATCCAAATTTAATTCAACTCGTCTATTTATTATCCTGCATTAAattgtctttaaaaaaaaaacagatttaaaggagttaaattaaattaaaggaaaGCCATAGATATTAGACACCTTTGGTAGGAGCCAAATATGGACAGCCCTTGCTTCAATAATAAAGCAGATTCTTCAATTCTCCACCATTACAGCAATGGTCCTAATTTTCTTCTTACACCTTAAATAACATCATCTTTCActacattttcttcttctttaatcaACATAGTGTTCAACTTGTCTAACTAACTACACAATGGCCTACACAGATAATTCTAGTTCCCGGACACCATTGATCCCCAATTTTCTTTATAACACCGCGTCTTCATCATCATTCTCTTCATCTACAATTATTACTAATAATACATTATCTCAACCATGTAATGAATCAATTGTCAAAAAGCCTGTTTTGGTTGCGGCACCAAAAGAGCCTTCACGTAAAATAGAAATGTTCTCACCTGCTTATTACGGTGCTTGTACTTTTGGTGGTGTTATGAGTTGTGGTCTCACTCACATGGCTGTTACaccccttgatcttgtcaagtgTAACATGCAGGTACCTTTAATCTACGCGCGATCTTATTATATGTATACATTTTGTGTAGAATTGTCTAGCAATGCGAAGAAAAAATTTGCCTATTCTGTTTAACAAGTTAATAAGTAGAACAAGAGAATTAAATTACCAAATTAGGATTGAAttgttgtttgtttgtttaattatttggaTCATTAAGGTTACTTGACAAAGCTGGTAAGTTGACAGTGTTAAATATATCTACACAATCGCAAAACTTGTAAGAGATATTGAATTGTATCCTGTAAGTATGAAAAGTATCTTTACACGGTCAGTGTATATCCTTCTTTAAGGTTCTCAGATGTTAAGATGTCGTACATTGATATAGAGAGATGGAAATTTGGTCTCGTTATGTGGACTTGGACAAACCTCCCCTCATTGAGCTtgcttttggggttgagttaggcccAGGTGTTATATCTTTTAACATCAGATCCAGTCAGTCAGTTTGTTActaatgtgatgaatgatgtgGTTCGAATTGTTAGATCGATCCTGCAAAATACAAGAGCATTTCCTCTGGTTTTGGTGTTCTGCTTAAGGAGCAGGGTGCTAGAGGCTTCTTCAGGGGATGGGTGCCTACGTTGCTCGGTTACAGCGCCCAGGGAGCTTGCAAATATGGATTCTATGAATATTTCAAGAAGTATTACACAGACCTTGCTGGGCCTGAGAATGCTGCCAAGTACAAAACTTTGATTTTCCTTGCTGGTTCTGCTTCTGCTGAAGTTATTGCTGATGTTGCTCTCTGCCCATTTGAGGCTGTCAAAGTTCGCGTTCAGACTCAGCCTGGTTTTGCCAGAGGCTTGTCTGACGGACTTCCCAAATTTGTTAGGGCTGAGGGAGCCTCTGGGTAATACCTTGTTATGTTGATAAATTCATCgcgaattattattattacatagtTTGTTAATGTAAGATTCactgtttgatttatttttttatgtatacaGGCTGTATAAGGGGCTTGTTCCTCTCTGGGGACGACAGATTCCGTGTAAGTTTACATTCCATGAAATGCGCTAGTTTTGGCTCTATGTAGTACTTATAATCAGCCTATTATTGTATATTGGGTTATTTATACAGACACCATGATGAAGTTTGCATCATTTGAAACAATTGTGGAACAACTCTACAAAAATGTCATCCCAACACCAAAAGACCAATGCAGTAAATCAACGCAGCTCGGTGTGAGCTTTGCTGGTGGATATTTAGCTGGTATTCTTTGTGCTATTGTGTCACACCCTGCTGATAACCTGGTTTCTTTCCTAAACAACGCAAAGGGTGCA
Proteins encoded in this region:
- the LOC101268112 gene encoding small ribosomal subunit protein eS1, with protein sequence MAVGKNKRISKGKKGGKKKAADPYAKKDWYDIKAPSVFEIKNVGKTLVTRTQGTKIASEGLKHRVFEVSLADLQKDEDQAFRKIRLRAEDVQGRNVLTNFHGMDFTTDKLRSLVRKWQTLIEAHVDVKTTDSYTLRMFCIAFTKKRPNQQKRTCYAQSSQIRQIRRKMVQIMRNQASSCDLKELVAKFIPESIGREIEKATSSIFPLQNVYIRKVKILKAPKFDLGKLMEVHGDYSEDVGVKLDRPAEETVAEAETEVPGA
- the LOC101267815 gene encoding uncharacterized protein isoform X2 produces the protein MEAEKSAESNKKSKNNRDKKMTRKEILEKKKKVQEIIKAAVSQKDLFSSFPTFRHYKKKDLSVYLDSGCGDSLSSPVKQYIQNLLKVNMEASYGTEWPVEEKVKRREMVSSEARYIFVYEISNVDDMLKLSKKERCNADGMDDKGHLVAFVHYRFTIEEEIPVLYVYELQLEHRVQGKGLGKFLMVLIELIAQKSKMSAMVLTVQKANMIAMNFYRNKLRYLISTMSPSQMGLQTNYELLCKSFDYEAKDGLQEGEDK
- the LOC101267815 gene encoding uncharacterized protein isoform X1; this encodes MEAEKSAESNKKSKNNRDKKMTRKEILEKKKKVQEIIKAAVSQKDLFSSFPTFRHYKKKDLSVYLDSGCGDSLSSPVKQYIQNLLKVNMEASYGTEWPVEEKVKRREMVSSEARYIFVYEISNVDDMLKLSKKERCNADGMDDKGHLVAFVHYRFTIEEEIPVLYVYELQLEHRVQGKGLGKFLMVLIELIAQKSKMSAMVLTVQKANMIAMNFYRNKLRYLISTMSPSQMGLQTNYELLCKSFDYEAKDGLQVKINDCKVIRSPFVKHLTKFLPMSA
- the LOC101248493 gene encoding mitochondrial phosphate carrier protein 3, mitochondrial-like, yielding MAYTDNSSSRTPLIPNFLYNTASSSSFSSSTIITNNTLSQPCNESIVKKPVLVAAPKEPSRKIEMFSPAYYGACTFGGVMSCGLTHMAVTPLDLVKCNMQIDPAKYKSISSGFGVLLKEQGARGFFRGWVPTLLGYSAQGACKYGFYEYFKKYYTDLAGPENAAKYKTLIFLAGSASAEVIADVALCPFEAVKVRVQTQPGFARGLSDGLPKFVRAEGASGLYKGLVPLWGRQIPYTMMKFASFETIVEQLYKNVIPTPKDQCSKSTQLGVSFAGGYLAGILCAIVSHPADNLVSFLNNAKGATVGDAVNKLGVMGLCTRGLPIRIVMIGTLTGAQWGIYDSFKVFVGLPTTGGAAPPAPVK